From a single Candidatus Woesearchaeota archaeon genomic region:
- a CDS encoding 50S ribosomal protein L5 yields the protein MNIMKTIKIEKMTLNVGAGKDPKKLEKGVLLLKHITGIDPVKTVTEKRIPTWGLRPGLPIGCKITIRDKELIQKLLPGFLKAKGSNLMESQFDENGNVAFGIHEYIDIPGIQYSPEVGIMGFQVCITLTRPGFRVKTRKIQKRKIKKSHKISKPEAMEFMKKEFNVGTKTAE from the coding sequence ATGAATATCATGAAAACAATCAAAATTGAAAAAATGACTTTGAATGTCGGTGCAGGAAAAGATCCAAAGAAATTAGAAAAAGGAGTCCTCTTGCTCAAGCATATCACAGGCATTGATCCAGTCAAAACAGTTACAGAGAAAAGAATCCCAACATGGGGATTGCGTCCTGGATTACCTATTGGATGTAAAATCACCATCCGAGACAAAGAACTTATTCAAAAATTATTACCTGGCTTTTTGAAAGCAAAGGGAAGTAATTTAATGGAATCACAGTTTGACGAAAACGGAAACGTTGCGTTTGGTATTCACGAATACATTGACATCCCTGGAATCCAGTACAGTCCTGAAGTAGGAATTATGGGTTTCCAAGTATGCATCACGCTAACACGTCCTGGCTTTAGAGTGAAAACACGAAAGATCCAGAAACGAAAAATCAAAAAGAGCCACAAAATTTCCAAACCGGAAGCAATGGAATTCATGAAAAAAGAATTCAACGTTGGCACAAAAACAGCGGAATAA
- a CDS encoding 30S ribosomal protein S14, with protein MTYSSFKKAFKQLKAKPNRLLKFIKHNAPKERKTGQERLRCRRCLRTGAHISKYGLNLCRHCFRDIAPKIGFKKFH; from the coding sequence ATGACATATAGCAGTTTCAAAAAAGCATTCAAACAACTCAAAGCAAAACCAAACAGACTCTTGAAATTCATTAAACATAATGCTCCTAAAGAAAGAAAAACTGGACAAGAGCGATTGCGATGCAGACGCTGCTTGCGAACAGGAGCGCATATCAGCAAGTATGGCTTGAATCTGTGCAGACACTGCTTTAGAGACATTGCACCAAAAATAGGATTCAAAAAATTCCACTAA
- a CDS encoding 30S ribosomal protein S8, giving the protein MTLNDPLANVFSNIMNCEKIGKGEVTIKPASKLIKQMLTLLQDKRYVGATEEIKDGKGNMLNIKLLGAINNCGVIKPRYAVQLDNYTKYEKRYLPAKGFGILIVSTTKGIMDHESAKEQKLGGRLVAYCY; this is encoded by the coding sequence ATGACATTAAATGATCCATTGGCAAACGTGTTTTCCAACATCATGAATTGTGAAAAGATCGGAAAAGGCGAAGTAACAATCAAGCCAGCGTCAAAATTAATAAAACAAATGTTAACCTTGTTGCAGGACAAACGCTATGTTGGCGCGACAGAAGAAATCAAAGACGGAAAAGGAAACATGCTCAATATCAAATTGCTTGGTGCAATCAACAACTGTGGGGTTATTAAACCACGATACGCAGTTCAATTGGACAATTACACAAAATATGAAAAGCGATATTTGCCTGCGAAAGGATTTGGAATCCTTATTGTCTCCACGACAAAAGGAATCATGGATCATGAAAGCGCAAAAGAACAGAAGCTCGGGGGAAGATTAGTGGCATACTGCTACTAA
- the rplF gene encoding 50S ribosomal protein L6: MKALNYVEEMEIPAGTNAKFEGSILVISKGKAMIKREFHDPRLQLKVEGNKIVLEAPRVTRKEKMQIGTFIAHIKNMLKGVNEPYVYKLRICSGHFPMNIAVTGKAITVKNFVGEKIPRVLTFKEGVEVKIEGQDIIVSSPDKELAGMTAGAIELICRRPGFDPRIFQQGIYIIEKCGKIMGA, from the coding sequence ATGAAAGCACTCAATTATGTTGAAGAAATGGAAATTCCAGCAGGAACGAACGCAAAGTTCGAGGGAAGTATCCTTGTTATTTCAAAAGGAAAAGCAATGATCAAGCGCGAATTTCACGATCCTCGATTACAATTAAAAGTAGAAGGAAATAAAATAGTGCTTGAAGCGCCAAGAGTAACACGAAAAGAAAAAATGCAGATTGGAACATTTATTGCGCACATCAAAAATATGCTCAAGGGAGTTAATGAACCGTATGTGTACAAACTTCGCATCTGTTCAGGTCACTTCCCGATGAATATTGCAGTAACAGGAAAGGCAATTACAGTAAAAAATTTCGTTGGAGAAAAAATCCCACGAGTCTTGACATTCAAAGAAGGCGTTGAAGTAAAGATAGAAGGGCAGGATATTATTGTTTCAAGCCCTGACAAAGAGCTTGCGGGAATGACTGCTGGCGCGATTGAATTAATTTGCAGAAGACCTGGATTTGATCCGCGAATCTTCCAGCAAGGAATTTACATTATTGAAAAGTGCGGAAAAATAATGGGCGCGTAA
- a CDS encoding 50S ribosomal protein L19e — protein MELKVQKRLAANVLGCSPKRVSFNPEQLAEIKEGITKGDIRSLVKQGVISAVQKKGISRGRAKERQKQREKGRQRGHGSRKGSKNARLSLKRQWINRVRLQRDFLKSLRDKQIIGTTMYHTLYMKAKGGFFRSLRHLKLYMTENKLFEKQAK, from the coding sequence ATGGAACTCAAAGTACAAAAACGATTGGCAGCGAATGTGTTGGGATGCTCACCAAAACGAGTCTCATTCAATCCTGAACAGCTTGCGGAAATAAAAGAAGGAATTACAAAAGGAGATATCCGATCATTAGTCAAACAAGGCGTTATTAGTGCAGTCCAGAAAAAAGGAATTTCACGAGGACGCGCAAAAGAACGTCAGAAACAGAGAGAAAAAGGACGCCAGCGTGGCCATGGTTCCCGAAAAGGAAGCAAGAACGCTCGACTTTCCTTGAAAAGACAATGGATAAACAGAGTTCGCTTGCAGCGTGACTTCCTCAAATCATTGCGAGACAAACAAATTATTGGAACAACAATGTATCACACTCTATATATGAAAGCGAAAGGTGGATTTTTCAGAAGCCTTCGCCACTTGAAATTATATATGACAGAAAACAAATTGTTCGAGAAACAAGCAAAATAG
- a CDS encoding 50S ribosomal protein L18, with translation MSTTTRTIPYRRRREDKTNYKKRIKLLIGEKPRLVIRKSLKNMVIQLVSFDAKGDKVITSANTKELKKYNWTFTGGNLPSAYLIGLLVGKKAVQQKHEEAIVDLGLQSPIKGSRLYAALKGAVDAGMSIPHDKETFPSDGRIKGEHIAKHEKEAKFKEMTKAFEECKQKIMKG, from the coding sequence ATGTCAACAACAACAAGAACCATTCCTTACAGACGAAGAAGAGAAGATAAGACGAACTACAAGAAGCGCATTAAGCTCTTAATTGGAGAAAAACCTCGTCTTGTCATTCGAAAATCGTTGAAGAACATGGTTATTCAATTAGTTTCATTTGATGCGAAGGGAGACAAAGTAATTACCTCTGCAAACACAAAAGAACTCAAAAAATACAACTGGACATTCACAGGCGGAAATCTTCCAAGCGCGTATTTGATTGGATTGCTTGTAGGAAAGAAAGCAGTGCAACAGAAACACGAAGAAGCAATTGTTGATTTAGGATTACAAAGTCCAATTAAAGGATCACGATTATATGCTGCGTTGAAAGGCGCGGTTGACGCAGGAATGAGTATTCCGCATGACAAAGAAACATTCCCGAGCGATGGTCGAATTAAGGGAGAACACATCGCGAAGCATGAAAAAGAAGCGAAATTTAAAGAGATGACAAAGGCATTCGAAGAGTGCAAGCAAAAAATTATGAAAGGATGA
- a CDS encoding 30S ribosomal protein S5, with amino-acid sequence MARKAKKEETQAPETKEEAASVPEVIIKEKTPSTGVEQENIVTEKDIKEVEKERKPLQKSNTEAWVPKTEIGKKVKTGEITNIDEILDAGKKILEFQMVDVLFPALESDLLMIGQSKGKFGGGKRRAFRQTQKKTKEGNKPKFTTCAVIGNRDGYVGMGYGKAKETVPAREKAFKNAKLNLFKIRRGCGSWECNCKTSHSVPYRVTAKCGSVEVTLIPAPKGTGLAIEKECAKILQLAGIKDVWSKILGQTNTKINTIKACEMALKNLMTTRIDYDTKQKLSFTDGKTAREAPSE; translated from the coding sequence ATGGCAAGAAAAGCAAAAAAAGAAGAGACACAAGCACCGGAAACAAAAGAAGAAGCTGCTTCAGTTCCAGAAGTTATTATCAAAGAAAAAACACCAAGTACTGGTGTTGAACAAGAAAACATTGTCACAGAAAAGGATATCAAAGAAGTAGAAAAAGAAAGAAAGCCACTGCAAAAATCAAATACAGAAGCGTGGGTTCCAAAAACAGAAATTGGAAAGAAAGTAAAAACAGGAGAAATAACAAATATTGATGAGATCCTTGATGCAGGGAAAAAAATACTTGAATTTCAAATGGTTGATGTGCTTTTCCCAGCATTAGAGAGTGATCTTTTAATGATTGGACAATCAAAAGGAAAGTTCGGTGGCGGGAAGCGACGAGCATTCCGACAAACACAGAAAAAGACAAAAGAAGGGAACAAACCAAAATTCACCACCTGCGCGGTCATTGGAAACAGAGACGGATATGTAGGTATGGGGTATGGAAAAGCAAAAGAAACAGTTCCTGCTCGTGAAAAAGCGTTTAAAAATGCAAAATTAAATTTATTCAAAATTAGACGAGGATGTGGATCATGGGAGTGCAACTGTAAAACCTCGCACTCTGTTCCATACAGAGTAACTGCAAAGTGCGGATCTGTTGAAGTAACGCTTATCCCTGCGCCAAAAGGTACTGGTCTTGCGATTGAAAAAGAATGCGCGAAAATATTGCAGCTTGCGGGAATCAAGGATGTCTGGTCTAAAATCCTTGGTCAGACAAATACAAAAATAAACACAATTAAAGCGTGTGAAATGGCATTAAAGAATTTGATGACGACAAGAATCGATTATGACACAAAACAAAAATTAAGTTTCACTGACGGAAAAACCGCGCGTGAAGCACCAAGTGAATAA
- a CDS encoding uL30 family ribosomal protein — protein sequence MAETKKAPKAEKKAAPQSNEGKIVVVRVRGRIRLLTKIKDTLDMIRLYKKNYCVLLENTPANKGMVQKAKDFVTWGIAEDKLVEELFEKRGRLYNGPLTDSKKKIEYKGRYVEYNGKKYSKFFALNPPRGGFGRKGIKRTFAASGAVGDRGKEINDFVRKMI from the coding sequence ATGGCTGAAACAAAAAAAGCTCCAAAAGCAGAGAAAAAAGCTGCACCACAATCCAATGAAGGAAAGATTGTCGTCGTTCGTGTTCGCGGACGAATCCGATTACTCACAAAAATCAAAGATACATTAGATATGATAAGATTGTACAAGAAAAATTACTGTGTCCTTTTAGAAAATACTCCTGCTAACAAAGGAATGGTACAAAAAGCAAAAGATTTTGTCACTTGGGGTATTGCTGAGGACAAGCTTGTCGAAGAACTCTTTGAGAAAAGAGGAAGACTTTACAATGGTCCATTAACAGACAGCAAAAAGAAAATTGAGTATAAAGGACGATATGTTGAGTATAATGGAAAAAAATATAGCAAATTTTTCGCGTTAAATCCACCACGTGGAGGATTCGGAAGAAAAGGAATCAAACGAACCTTCGCAGCGTCTGGTGCAGTAGGAGACAGAGGAAAAGAAATTAATGACTTTGTCCGAAAAATGATATAG
- a CDS encoding uL15 family ribosomal protein — MVKRKKNSRQRGSKTHSWGAMKKHRGAGNRGGRGNAGTGKRSDCKKPSVWAIPNFYGKNGFTPIARKEVCACNIESLERNHHKLLKEGIIKDEKGVYTVDLQQLGIDKLLSKGQPTKKWSITAKYASANAVEKIKEKGGNVVCTESGSEAAEESQ, encoded by the coding sequence ATGGTAAAACGAAAAAAGAACAGCAGACAACGCGGATCCAAAACCCATAGCTGGGGCGCAATGAAGAAGCACAGAGGCGCAGGAAATAGAGGAGGACGCGGAAATGCAGGAACAGGAAAGAGATCTGACTGTAAAAAACCGTCTGTCTGGGCTATCCCTAATTTTTATGGAAAGAATGGATTCACTCCTATTGCACGAAAAGAAGTCTGTGCATGCAACATAGAATCACTAGAACGAAATCACCACAAACTACTTAAAGAAGGAATAATCAAAGACGAGAAAGGAGTATATACTGTTGATTTGCAGCAGCTTGGAATAGACAAGCTTTTAAGTAAAGGACAACCAACAAAAAAATGGAGCATTACTGCAAAATATGCGTCAGCAAATGCAGTAGAGAAAATTAAAGAAAAAGGCGGAAATGTTGTCTGCACTGAAAGTGGTTCAGAAGCTGCGGAAGAGAGTCAATAA
- the secY gene encoding preprotein translocase subunit SecY, with protein MALKDILLNLPEVAGPTQKKLGFQEKLKWTLLILVLFFIMGIIPLFGLGDNALAQFEYLSIILGAEFGSIISLGIGPLVTASIVLQLLNGAGIFSFDTKTPDGKKMFQGTQKVVAIFFIIFEAFIYVAMGGLSPGVYFNTVTQQFTAQGIAGTTIALSSAMILTLKLLLILQLSLGGLMIMFMDEIISKWGFGSGISLFIVAGVSKSLMVRAFSWSTGVAAGESQYASGKVLQFFQALYSGDPQTAMSAAGIIATTVIVFAMAVYLQGMKIEIPLSFGRIRGHGIRWPLSFAYASNIPVILISALLANLQLWARLLQNWGYPLLGQMSPSGAPLSGIVAWVAIPGGANGLVGLILSQKTLFIGWQVYLQALVYMTIIIVGCIVFSYFWVQTAGMDAKSQAKNMISSGLQIPGFRKDERILERLLERYITPLTIMGGAAIGLLASVADVLGALTQGTSLLLSVMIVYKLYEEIAKEHMMDMHPALRKMME; from the coding sequence ATGGCGCTAAAAGATATTCTTTTGAATTTGCCTGAAGTAGCAGGTCCAACACAAAAAAAATTAGGGTTTCAGGAAAAACTCAAGTGGACATTATTAATTCTGGTTTTATTTTTCATTATGGGAATTATCCCTTTATTTGGTCTCGGCGATAACGCGCTTGCGCAGTTTGAATATTTATCAATTATCTTAGGTGCGGAATTTGGCTCAATTATTTCATTAGGGATTGGCCCACTGGTCACGGCATCCATCGTGTTGCAATTATTGAATGGAGCGGGAATATTTTCCTTTGACACAAAAACACCAGACGGAAAAAAGATGTTCCAGGGAACACAAAAAGTAGTAGCAATATTCTTTATTATCTTTGAAGCGTTTATTTATGTTGCAATGGGAGGATTATCTCCGGGAGTTTATTTTAACACAGTCACCCAACAGTTTACTGCGCAGGGAATTGCTGGAACAACAATCGCGCTTTCTTCCGCAATGATTCTCACATTAAAATTACTTTTAATTCTTCAGCTCAGTCTTGGAGGCTTAATGATTATGTTTATGGACGAAATCATCAGCAAATGGGGATTTGGTTCCGGAATCAGTTTGTTTATCGTTGCTGGAGTTTCAAAATCATTAATGGTTCGAGCATTTAGCTGGAGTACAGGAGTTGCTGCAGGAGAATCACAATATGCGTCTGGAAAAGTGTTACAATTTTTTCAAGCATTATATAGTGGCGATCCGCAAACCGCAATGAGTGCAGCAGGAATAATTGCAACAACAGTTATTGTTTTCGCAATGGCTGTTTATTTACAGGGAATGAAAATTGAAATCCCGCTTTCTTTTGGAAGAATCAGAGGCCATGGAATTCGTTGGCCATTAAGCTTTGCGTACGCAAGCAACATTCCAGTTATCTTAATCAGCGCACTGCTCGCAAATCTACAACTCTGGGCTCGATTATTGCAAAACTGGGGATATCCACTTCTTGGACAAATGAGTCCGTCTGGCGCGCCACTTTCGGGGATTGTCGCATGGGTTGCAATACCAGGAGGAGCAAATGGGCTTGTCGGATTAATTCTCAGCCAGAAAACACTTTTCATTGGATGGCAAGTATATCTTCAGGCTTTAGTTTACATGACAATCATTATTGTTGGCTGTATTGTATTTTCCTATTTCTGGGTACAAACAGCGGGAATGGACGCGAAGAGTCAAGCAAAAAACATGATCAGTTCTGGTTTACAGATTCCTGGATTTAGAAAAGACGAACGCATTTTAGAGCGATTATTGGAAAGATATATTACTCCCCTCACTATTATGGGTGGCGCGGCAATCGGACTTTTAGCGTCAGTTGCGGACGTTCTCGGTGCATTAACGCAAGGAACATCACTTTTGCTGAGCGTCATGATTGTCTATAAGTTGTATGAAGAAATCGCGAAAGAGCATATGATGGACATGCATCCAGCATTAAGAAAAATGATGGAGTAA